One part of the Dunckerocampus dactyliophorus isolate RoL2022-P2 chromosome 11, RoL_Ddac_1.1, whole genome shotgun sequence genome encodes these proteins:
- the srp72 gene encoding signal recognition particle subunit SRP72: MRALQEDVLTVVHSAKMASGGFSTASLWTEVNRCGQNGDYTRALKALSKILQENRDDVTALHCKTVCLVQNGSFKEALNVMNTHSKVLGSELVFEKAYCEYRLNRVESSLKTIENAPEQTDKLKELYGQVLYRLERYDECKSVYKDLIRNSQDEYEEERKTNLAAVMAATSQWEKTALEDLGLPDSTYELCYNAACTLIGQVQLTEAFNKLQKAEELCRISLADDADITEEDIESELAIIHSQMAYVMQLQGRTEEALQLYNQVIKLKPSDVGLLAVTANNIITINKDQNVFDSKKKVKLTSAEGVEYKLAKKQLQAIDFNKALLAMYTNQADQCRKLSSSLQSQNPGHPRPVLIQVAQLCREKQHSKAIELLQQFSEQHPESASGIKLTMAQLYLVQGHVTKACDVLRSIEEFKHKSGMVSALVSMYSHEEDIDGAIDVFRQAIQNYESEQPGSAAHLALVREAANFKLKYGRKKEAISDLEQLWKQNPKDIHTLAQLISAYSLVNTDKAKSLSKHLPSADTMSFKVDVDELENSHGATYVRKKAAKVAGEILPKEEGQVDIKKKRKKKKGKLPKNCDPKATPDPERWLPMRERSYYRGKKKGKKKEQIGKGTQGSTTVASTELDASKTASSPPTSPRPGSASGSAPTNVIPPRQQKPASSGATRKKAPQKKKKGGKGGW; the protein is encoded by the exons ATGAGGGCACTTCAAGAGGACGTC CTTACAGTAGTCCACTCAGCAAAGATGGCGAGTGGGGGGTTCTCCACGGCGTCGCTGTGGACCGAAGTGAACCGCTGCGGGCAGAATGGAGACTACACAAGAGCCCTGAAAGCGCTTAGTAAAA TTTTGCAAGAAAACAGAGATGATGTGACGGCCCTCCACTGTAAAACAGTTTGCCTTGTCCAGAATGGCAGCTTCAAGGAGGCTTTAAATGTCATGAACACTCATTCGAAGGTTCTCGGCAG TGAGCTTGTGTTCGAGAAAGCGTACTGCGAGTATCGCCTCAACCGAGTAGAAAGTTCTCTGAAGACCATCGAAAATGCCCCCGAGCAGACGGACAAGCTGAAAGAGCTCTACGGCCAAGTG TTGTACAGACTGGAGCGTTACGACGAATGCAAGTCTGTCTACAAGGATCTGATCAGAAACTCCCAGGATGAGTACGAAGAGGAGCGGAAGACCAACCTGGCTGCTGTAATGGCCGCCACGAGTCAGTGGGAGAAGACAGCGTTG GAAGATCTGGGCCTTCCCGACTCGACGTACGAACTGTGCTACAACGCCGCCTGCACTCTGATTGGCCAGGTTCAGCTGACAGAAGCCTTCAATAAGCTGCAAAAAGCTGAAG AGCTTTGCAGAATTTCTCTGGCGGATGATGCT GACATCACAGAGGAGGACATAGAGTCCGAGCTGGCCATCATCCATTCTCAGATGGCATACGTGATGCAGTTACAAGGTCGGACAGAGGAGGCGCTGCAGCTCTACAATCAGGTCATCAAGCTCAA GCCATCTGATGTGGGCCTGCTGGCTGTGACTGCAAACAACATCATTACGATAAACAAG GACCAAAACGTATTTGACTCCAAGAAGAAGGTGAAGCTGACAAGTGCGGAAGGTGTGGAATACAAGCTGGCCAAAAAGCAGCTGCAGGCCATCGACTTCAACAAAGCCCTGCTGGCCATGTACACCAACCAG GCCGACCAGTGCAGGAAACTGTCTTCTAGTCTTCAGTCCCAGAATCCCGGTCACCCGCGTCCAGTCCTGATCCAGGTGGCTCAACTGTGCAGGGAGAAGCAGCACAGCAAGGCCATCGAGTTGCTCCAG cAATTTTCAGAGCAGCATCCAGAGAGCGCATCGGGAATCAAACTGACGATGGCACAGTTGTATTTAGTTCAAG GTCACGTCACCAAAGCCTGTGATGTCCTGAGGTCCATTGAAGAGTTCAAGCATAAATCTGGCATG GTGTCAGCTTTAGTAAGTATGTACTCCCACGAGGAAGACATAGACGGCGCTATTGACGTTTTTAGGCAAGCTATTCAGAACTACGAGTCAGAACAG CCTGGATCTGCGGCCCATTTGGCTCTCGTACGAGAAGCCGCCAATTTCAAACTGAAGTACGGACGGAAAAAGGAAGCCATTAGTGATCTGGAGCAGCTGTGgaa GCAAAACCCGAAAGACATTCACACTCTGGCGCAACTCATCTCCGCCTACTCGCTGGTGAACACCGATAAAGCCAAATC TCTGAGCAAGCACCTTCCGTCGGCGGACACCATGTCCTTCAAGGTGGACGTCGACGAGCTGGAGAACTCCCATGGAGCCACGTACGTCAGGAAAAAGGCAGCAAAAGTGGCGGGGGAAATCCTTCCCAAAGAAGAAGG CCAAGTGGATatcaagaagaagaggaagaaaaagaaag GTAAACTACCTAAGAACTGCGACCCCAAAGCGACCCCTGACCCCGAGAGGTGGCTGCCCATGAGAGAGCGCTCCTACTACCGTGGCAAGAAGAAGGGGAAGAAGAAGGAGCAAATCGGAAAAGGCACACAGGGGTCGACGACAGTTGCTTCCACTGAGCT GGATGCTAGTAAGACAGCTAGCAGCCCCCCTACCTCCCCTCGACCAGGCTCTGCGTCCGGCTCAGCCCCCACCAACGTAATCCCTCCACGACAGCAGAAACCCGCCTCCTCCGGGGCCACTCGCAAGAAGGCaccacagaaaaagaaaaagggggGCAAAGGAGGCTGGTAG
- the leprotl1 gene encoding leptin receptor overlapping transcript-like 1, with the protein MAGIKALITLSFGGAIGLMFLMLGCALPVYDKYWPLFLLFFYILSPIPYCISRRVVDETDSASNACKELAIFLTTGIVISAFGLPIVFARAEVIAWGACALVLTGNIVIFGTILGFFLVFGSNDDFSWQQW; encoded by the exons ATGGCCGGGATTAAAG CGCTCATCACACTGTCCTTTGGAGGGGCCATCGGCCTCATGTTCCTCATGCTGGGATGTGCCCTGCCTGTGTATGA CAAATACTGGCCGctgttcctcctcttcttctacaTCCTCTCGCCCATCCCATACTGCATCTCACGGCGGGTGGTCGACGAGACTGACTCCGCCAGCAACGCCTGCAAAGAGCTGGCCATCTTCCTCACGACGGGCATCGTCATCTCAGCCTTCGGCCTGCCCATCGTCTTCGCCAGAGCTGAAGTG ATCGCCTGGGGGGCATGTGCGCTCGTGCTGACAGGCAACATCGTCATCTTCGGGACCATCCTGGGCTTTTTCCTGGTGTTCGGGTCCAATGACGACTTCAGCTGGCAACAGtggtaa
- the LOC129189857 gene encoding snRNA-activating protein complex subunit 1-like: MAPKYADNFYEPLTEDVEDLLGRFQQKDSIRFDDFSAIWRDMRFSDVFLGIFGMGEMRKFCKVAMITAAKYFLPPYCFQIRVGGLYLIYAFYHTQLVTPPVQIRLALRDWDYVQKFLQDSMGCGHLDVVYIYRKLVSSKAFHYTAIPHLLTFQKPKRPQKQKVCSEMLARATAVKELLSEDYLEEVTNIQNRYEKMKQDLEEVRHQATMTHIQFTSRLKGTLTEFVTWQQNTFHQTNNEDKEKPIDEEDSRSRATLLASIKKKSYGKREDHRSKSRRHRQEVVQSSSSGPEQEHEGADLNPGRPLSLRARTWKTLGKNTEQSELAPWLLSAPDHEGVPLRQKWQGRYKQ; this comes from the coding sequence ATGGCTCCCAAATACGCGGACAACTTCTACGAGCCTTTGACGGAGGACGTGGAAGATCTCCTCGGCCGCTTCCAGCAGAAAGACTCCATCCGATTCGACGACTTCTCGGCTATCTGGAGGGACATGCGCTTCTCGGATGTCTTCCTGGGCATCTTCGGCATGGGCGAGATGAGGAAGTTCTGCAAGGTGGCCATGATAACGGCCGCCAAGTACTTCCTGCCCCCGTACTGCTTCCAAATCCGAGTGGGGGGTCTGTACTTGATATACGCCTTCTACCACACGCAGCTCGTCACCCCGCCTGTGCAGATCCGCCTGGCTCTCAGGGATTGGGATTATGTGCAGAAGTTTCTGCAAGACTCAATGGGCTGTGGCCACCTGGATGTGGTATACATCTACCGGAAGCTTGTCTCCTCTAAAGCATTTCACTACACCGCCATCCCGCATTTGCTCACCTTCCAGAAGCCAAAGCGGCCCCAGAAGCAGAAGGTGTGCAGCGAGATGCTAGCGAGGGCTACTGCGGTGAAGGAGCTACTATCTGAAGACTACCTGGAGGAGGTCACCAACATCCAGAACCGCTACGAAAAGATGAAGCAAGATTTGGAGGAGGTCCGCCACCAGGCCACCATGACACACATACAGTTTACTTCACGTTTAAAGGGAACTTTGACTGAGTTCGTTACATGGCAACAGAACACCTTCCATCAAACTAACAATGAAGATAAGGAGAAACCCATCGACGAAGAAGACAGTCGCAGTAGAGCCACCCTCCTGGCATCCATCAAGAAGAAGAGCTACGGAAAACGAGAAGATCATAGATCCAAGTCCAGGAGGCACCGTCAGGAGGTGGTGCAGTCGTCCAGCTCAGGACCAGAGCAGGAGCACGAAGGCGCCGACCTCAACCCGGGCAGGCCTCTTTCGTTGCGGGCTAGGACGTGGAAGACCCTCGGGAAGAACACGGAGCAGTCCGAGCTGGCGCCGTGGCTGCTGAGCGCTCCTGACCACGAGGGGGTGCCATTGAGGCAGAAATGGCAGGGCCGCTACAAGCAGTAA
- the arl9 gene encoding ADP-ribosylation factor-like protein 9 isoform X2 — protein sequence MLGLREAGVIGVSVALAGGLAYVIWNYASFSGEKKTDETHRAEDGEGVEEKRLEEKRGDAEQTVVDPPVEPVVAAVRVQKASEPRPVKSEGTQVLVLGLDGAGKSSLLHCLAIGSLDVDVEPTCGFNAVSINREDLHVEFLEIGGNVALRPYWQRYMSKALLLVFVVDSSATQLFTVVKPLLHGLLSSDPSLPLMVLANKQDLPGACSITDLHDALELSHVGDRKMFLIGTCVKKGEAELSSGVQDARDLIIQMAGGK from the exons ATGTTAGGCTTGAGGGAAGCCGGTGTCATCGGCGTCTCCGTGGCTCTGGCGGGGGGACTGGCCTATGTCATCTGGAACTACGCGTCCTTCTCCGGGGAAAAGAAGACCGACGAAACTCACCGAGCGGAAGACGGGGAGGGAGTGGAAGAAAAGAGGTTGGAGGAGAAGAGGGGAGATGCCGAACAAACAGTCGTTGATCCTCCTGTAGAGCCCGTTGTTGCCGCCGTGAGAGTGCAAAAAGCATCCGAG CCCAGGCCAGTCAAGTCAGAGGGTACCCAGGTCCTGGTTCTGGGTCTAGATGGAGCCGGCAAGTCCAGCCTGCTGCACTGTTTGGCCATCGGCAGCCTAGACGTGGACGTGGAGCCAACGTGCGGCTTTAACGCCGTGTCCATTAACAGAGAAGACCTGCATGTTGAGTTCCTGGAGA TTGGCGGTAACGTGGCACTGAGGCCCTACTGGCAGAGATACATGTCCAAGGCTCTGCTGCTAGTGTTCGTGGTGGACTCATCCGCCACGCAGCTCTTCACCGTCGTCAAGCCGCTGCTGCACGGGCTGCTGAGCTCCGACCCCAGCCTGCCGCTGATGGTGCTGGCCAACAAGCAG GACCTTCCGGGCGCTTGCAGCATCACTGACCTCCACGACGCTTTGGAGCTTTCCCACGTTGGAGACCGTAAGATGTTCCTCATCGGCACCTGTGTGAAGAAAGGGGAGGCGGAGCTTAGCTCAGGCGTTCAGGACGCTCGAGATCTCATCATCCAGATGGCTGGCGGCAAATAA
- the arl9 gene encoding ADP-ribosylation factor-like protein 9 isoform X1, whose protein sequence is MLGLREAGVIGVSVALAGGLAYVIWNYASFSGEKKTDETHRAEDGEGVEEKRLEEKRGDAEQTVVDPPVEPVVAAVRVQKASEQPRPVKSEGTQVLVLGLDGAGKSSLLHCLAIGSLDVDVEPTCGFNAVSINREDLHVEFLEIGGNVALRPYWQRYMSKALLLVFVVDSSATQLFTVVKPLLHGLLSSDPSLPLMVLANKQDLPGACSITDLHDALELSHVGDRKMFLIGTCVKKGEAELSSGVQDARDLIIQMAGGK, encoded by the exons ATGTTAGGCTTGAGGGAAGCCGGTGTCATCGGCGTCTCCGTGGCTCTGGCGGGGGGACTGGCCTATGTCATCTGGAACTACGCGTCCTTCTCCGGGGAAAAGAAGACCGACGAAACTCACCGAGCGGAAGACGGGGAGGGAGTGGAAGAAAAGAGGTTGGAGGAGAAGAGGGGAGATGCCGAACAAACAGTCGTTGATCCTCCTGTAGAGCCCGTTGTTGCCGCCGTGAGAGTGCAAAAAGCATCCGAG CAGCCCAGGCCAGTCAAGTCAGAGGGTACCCAGGTCCTGGTTCTGGGTCTAGATGGAGCCGGCAAGTCCAGCCTGCTGCACTGTTTGGCCATCGGCAGCCTAGACGTGGACGTGGAGCCAACGTGCGGCTTTAACGCCGTGTCCATTAACAGAGAAGACCTGCATGTTGAGTTCCTGGAGA TTGGCGGTAACGTGGCACTGAGGCCCTACTGGCAGAGATACATGTCCAAGGCTCTGCTGCTAGTGTTCGTGGTGGACTCATCCGCCACGCAGCTCTTCACCGTCGTCAAGCCGCTGCTGCACGGGCTGCTGAGCTCCGACCCCAGCCTGCCGCTGATGGTGCTGGCCAACAAGCAG GACCTTCCGGGCGCTTGCAGCATCACTGACCTCCACGACGCTTTGGAGCTTTCCCACGTTGGAGACCGTAAGATGTTCCTCATCGGCACCTGTGTGAAGAAAGGGGAGGCGGAGCTTAGCTCAGGCGTTCAGGACGCTCGAGATCTCATCATCCAGATGGCTGGCGGCAAATAA